In a single window of the Nocardioides sp. L-11A genome:
- a CDS encoding NADP-dependent malic enzyme, with amino-acid sequence MTVADVLSPHPRAGEPVFDLHLGGKMATVPTADVGTRDQLSLAYTPGVAEVCEAIAADPGLTRHYTWVPNTVAIVTDGTAVLGLGDIGPAAAMPVMEGKAVLFKQFGGVDGIPICLATTDVEEIIETVVRLAPSFGGINLEDISAPRCFEIEDRLKEALDIPVFHDDQHGTAVVTLAALVNALKLTGRTAESTRVVISGAGAAGVAIAKILLAAGIRDIAVTDRKGVVSSDRTDLTASKKALAELTADQCGRRGTLAEAFDGADVYIGVSGGTVPEEVVATMADDAIIFAMANPNPEVHPDVAHRHARVVATGRSDFPNQINNVLAFPGIFRGAFDVHASAITEGMKVAAADALAALVGDDLSEDLVIPSPFDPRVGPAVAAAVAEAARRDGVARI; translated from the coding sequence ATGACCGTGGCTGACGTTCTTTCCCCCCACCCGCGCGCGGGTGAGCCGGTCTTCGATCTGCACCTCGGCGGGAAGATGGCGACCGTACCCACGGCCGACGTCGGCACCCGCGACCAGCTCTCCCTCGCCTACACCCCCGGCGTCGCGGAGGTGTGCGAGGCGATCGCCGCCGATCCCGGCCTGACCCGGCACTACACCTGGGTGCCCAACACGGTCGCGATCGTCACCGACGGCACCGCCGTCCTCGGCCTCGGCGACATCGGCCCGGCCGCCGCGATGCCGGTCATGGAGGGCAAGGCCGTCCTGTTCAAGCAGTTCGGCGGCGTCGACGGCATCCCGATCTGCCTGGCGACCACCGACGTCGAGGAGATCATCGAGACGGTGGTCCGGCTCGCGCCGAGCTTCGGCGGCATCAACCTCGAGGACATCTCCGCGCCGCGCTGCTTCGAGATCGAGGACCGGCTCAAGGAGGCCCTCGACATCCCGGTCTTCCACGACGACCAGCACGGCACCGCCGTGGTGACCCTCGCCGCGCTCGTCAACGCGCTCAAGCTCACCGGCCGCACCGCCGAGTCGACCCGCGTGGTCATCTCCGGCGCGGGCGCCGCCGGGGTGGCGATCGCGAAGATCCTGCTCGCGGCCGGCATCAGGGACATCGCGGTCACCGACCGCAAGGGCGTCGTCAGCTCCGACCGCACGGACCTGACCGCGTCGAAGAAGGCCCTCGCCGAGCTCACCGCCGACCAGTGCGGCCGCCGCGGCACCCTCGCCGAGGCGTTCGACGGCGCGGACGTCTACATCGGCGTCTCCGGCGGCACCGTGCCCGAGGAGGTCGTCGCCACCATGGCCGACGACGCGATCATCTTCGCGATGGCCAACCCGAACCCGGAGGTGCACCCCGACGTGGCGCACCGCCACGCCCGGGTCGTCGCGACCGGTCGCTCGGACTTCCCCAACCAGATCAACAACGTGCTGGCCTTCCCGGGCATCTTCCGGGGCGCGTTCGACGTCCACGCCAGCGCCATCACCGAGGGCATGAAGGTGGCCGCCGCCGACGCGCTCGCCGCGCTGGTCGGCGACGACCTGTCCGAGGACCTGGTCATCCCGTCGCCGTTCGACCCCCGGGTCGGTCCGGCGGTCGCCGCCGCGGTCGCGGAGGCCGCCCGTCGGGACGGCGTCGCGCGGATCTGA
- the sodN gene encoding superoxide dismutase, Ni yields MFSRLTTRFVAPTVEVSAHCDLPCGVYDPAQARIEAESVKAVIAKALDSDDPDFRTRAILIKEQRSELVKHHLWVLWTDYFKPPHFEAHPQLHTLVNEATKLAGATGTKGTLDLAKADELLAKIDEIAEIFWATKKA; encoded by the coding sequence ATGTTCTCCCGTCTCACGACCCGCTTCGTCGCCCCGACCGTCGAGGTCTCCGCCCACTGCGACCTGCCCTGCGGCGTCTACGACCCCGCCCAGGCCCGGATCGAGGCCGAGTCCGTCAAGGCCGTCATCGCCAAGGCCCTCGACAGCGACGACCCCGACTTCCGCACCCGCGCCATCCTGATCAAGGAGCAGCGCTCCGAGCTCGTCAAGCACCACCTCTGGGTGCTGTGGACCGACTACTTCAAGCCCCCGCACTTCGAGGCCCACCCCCAGCTCCACACCCTGGTCAACGAGGCCACCAAGCTCGCCGGCGCCACCGGCACCAAGGGCACCCTCGACCTGGCCAAGGCCGACGAGCTCCTCGCCAAGATCGACGAGATCGCCGAGATCTTCTGGGCCACCAAGAAGGCCTGA
- the sodX gene encoding nickel-type superoxide dismutase maturation protease, with protein sequence MADAVAGGRRPGRARRRLGFAVVRGDSMLPTLRPADRLLVVYGARVRPGRVVVARFADGTLVVKRAIERRGSGWWLRGDNPEVGVDSRHRGPVPDDAVLGVVRARVWPRPRTWGRFADVKG encoded by the coding sequence ATGGCCGACGCGGTGGCGGGAGGGAGGCGTCCCGGTAGGGCACGCCGTCGGCTCGGCTTCGCCGTGGTGCGCGGTGACTCGATGCTCCCGACGCTGCGGCCCGCCGACCGGCTCCTCGTCGTGTACGGCGCCCGCGTGCGGCCCGGTCGCGTCGTCGTGGCCCGGTTCGCCGACGGCACGCTCGTGGTCAAGCGGGCGATCGAGCGCCGGGGGAGCGGCTGGTGGCTGCGCGGCGACAATCCGGAGGTGGGCGTGGACTCGCGGCATCGCGGGCCGGTCCCGGACGACGCCGTCCTGGGCGTGGTCCGGGCGCGGGTGTGGCCGCGGCCCCGGACATGGGGCCGGTTCGCGGATGTGAAAGGATGA